One genomic window of Plasmodium coatneyi strain Hackeri chromosome 12, complete sequence includes the following:
- a CDS encoding putative nucleotidyltransferase, producing MNKNICIYGGSFDPVTHAHEMVLAEVSNLDWIDEIWVVMCRCRDDKHLTEFEHRHNMFSLIMNNNSHKMLKNKIFFKDIESKETSTPTYDLLKMQKEKYPNYTFYFTIGSDLLNDIFSWDNGEELVAENNFIIVERGNFKIDENVLKKFPSYYLIKIENMSFINYISSTDARKILCEKNNSEDLQKYIHPVIINYIKEHDLYDNSSTCSA from the coding sequence ATGAACAAAAACATCTGTATCTATGGAGGCTCCTTTGATCCAGTTACTCATGCGCACGAAATGGTCCTCGCGGAAGTAAGCAACCTAGACTGGATAGACGAAATATGGGTGGTCATGTGCAGGTGTCGAGACGATAAACACCTAACAGAATTCGAACATAGACATAATATGTTCTCCCTAATCATGAATAATAATTCAcataaaatgttaaaaaataaaattttctttaaagaTATTGAAAGCAAAGAAACCAGCACTCCAACTTATGATTTGCTCAAgatgcaaaaggaaaaatatccAAATTATACTTTTTACTTTACTATTGGATCTGATCTCCTGaatgacattttttcttgGGATAATGGAGAAGAGCTAGTTGCAGAAAATAACTTCATAATAGTCGAACGGGGGAATTTTAAAATCGATGAAAATGTGCTCAAGAAATTCCCAAGTTACTATTTaatcaaaattgaaaatatgtcttttattaattatatttcttCAACTGACGCCAGGAAAATATTATGCGAAAAGAACAACTCGGAAGATCTGCAGAAGTATATCCACCCCGtcattattaattatataaagGAACATGACTTGTATGATAACAGCTCGACGTGTAGCGCTTAG
- a CDS encoding Ribonuclease P protein subunit RPR2 — protein sequence MIRINYLLQASFLMNEFNQNISREYIKTMRKLSNKFLIKHDKKFKKLFCKKCNSVLIPSATCKVSVNPQNLSKKEKNRNEEVSTNLKGKLRDEFLVSYRCNYCQHDTKFVYENGLTAQRANETEAV from the coding sequence ATGATTAGAATAAATTACCTATTGCAAGCATCATTTCTAATGAATGAATTTAACCAGAACATCTCAAGGGAGTATATCAAAACGATGAGGAAACTTTCGAACAAGTTTTTAATAAAACACgacaaaaaatttaagaaactcttctgcaaaaaatgcaactcAGTCCTCATCCCAAGTGCTACTTGCAAAGTTTCTGTTAACCCACAAAATTTGagtaagaaagaaaaaaacagaaatgaGGAGGTGAGTACCAATTTGAAGGGGAAGTTGAGAGATGAATTTCTGGTTTCATACCGGTGTAACTACTGTCAGCATGACACAAAATTTGTTTACGAAAATGGTTTGACCGCTCAGCGCGCGAATGAAACGGAGGCCGTCTGA
- a CDS encoding mRNA decay protein, producing the protein MYSNVRPYKILQKVKRNENNNSNKKNSNEAKKEPTEREDNSKKNTIEKKKKYEDIKYYECNRKSLSTKRQEEEGHDKTTQNNKTNHNVDNNNIKKSQNEKVLKKKEDMLITLLKKEQSSVHNKKIIIRHLPPTLTEDNFFDSFPSNLKDELDYYYYVNGCVPKNPGGDITHSRMYLSFKDDLKTKEFIKTQHGKFFYDSSGGKFRALVSFAPYQTIIHKNKSDDMNNTLESDAYFLKFCEEMKNSEESVKKDEDNGDLINVMKEDM; encoded by the coding sequence atgtattcaaATGTAAGACCGTacaaaatattacaaaaagtgaaaagaaatgaaaataataatagcaacaaaaaaaactccaATGAAGCAAAGAAAGAGCCGACAGAACGGGAAGATaatagcaaaaaaaacaccatcgagaagaaaaaaaaatatgaagacaTAAAATACTACGAATGTAATAGAAAATCACTTAGCACAAAGAggcaagaagaagaaggccATGATAAAACAACAcagaataataaaacaaatcATAATGTAGACAATaacaatattaaaaaatcgCAAAACGAAaaggtattaaaaaaaaaagaagatatgCTTATAACTTTactgaaaaaggaacaatccTCTGtgcataataaaaaaatcatcaTTCGACATTTACCACCAACTTTAACTgaagataatttttttgactCCTTCCCAAGCAACCTCAAAGATGAATTagattattattactatgtTAACGGATGTGTACCAAAAAATCCGGGGGGTGATATAACACATTCACGAATGTACTTATCCTTTAAGGATGATTTGAAGACAAAGGAATTTATAAAAACACAACATGGGAAATTCTTTTATGATTCCAGTGGTGGTAAGTTCAGAGCCCTGGTGTCCTTTGCGCCGTATCAGACtataatacataaaaataagtcGGACGATATGAACAACACCTTAGAATCAGAtgcctattttttaaaattctgtGAAGAGATGAAGAACTCGGAGGAGTCTGTTAAGAAGGATGAGGATAACGGTGATCTAATCAATGTGATGAAAGAAGACATGTAA